The following DNA comes from Occultella kanbiaonis.
CCCCACGAATCGAACTGCGGCGAGCGAACCTCCAGTCGGCTCCAGCAGCCACCGGGGACGAGTGGATGACCTTCGCCCTCAGCGAGATCCGTCTCACGAGACATCGTGCCGACGAGAGCGATCGCGCCGTTCGATCAGATCCGGGCGGAAGGATGACGTGACACGAACCCGAGCGAAGGCTTCGCGGTCAAGACGTCCTTCGGACCGTTCCACGTGAAACGTGTCCAGGCGAAACACCATCCAGTCAGCACGCACCTCTGCACAGGGCCCGACTCCCGCCCCGCCACAAGGCCTCACGCACCGGCGTGACAGTCGAACATCTCTACCTGAACGCCACACGCGCTTCGCACATCGTCGCCGGACCCGCAGCCAGCGCAGTACCTGGAGTCACGATCCGAGGCCAGACCCAATGTCGGCAGAGCAACGACTGGCGTTCACACCGTCCGACGCTGCCCACACGCAGCGCTCGCGACACCCAGCCGTTCCACGTGAAACTGCACGAGTATGGCGCACCGCTTCGATGCCCAGGCGCCGGCCCCGCGACACGTGCACTCGCACCGACTCGAGACCCGTGCTCGGAGCGAGCCTCGGCCACCAGACCGACGGCGCGGCTCCTGGCTCATCAACGGTCTGCGGATCCGGGCGACCTTCAACATCGTTTCACGTGAAACTGCCAGCCAGGGAGCGGTGGCGTGGTAGTTCCGAACGGAACCGCAAAGCACCGCTGAATCCGCAGGCGCGCTGACCCCGTGCAGAACTCAGTAGGTCGCAGCGGAGGCCCCGACGCGGGCCGCGTCAGAACGTGCTGACACCATGCACGGTTCCACTGAACGGTGACCTCACGCGCGGGCTCCTCATTCACCCGCCACGGTGCGTAGAACGCGGGGCCATAGCTGTTCCATGTGAAACTCCCAGCCGGAATCAGACCCAACGGCTCTCACCACTCAGAAATGCAGGCGGCATCGCAGACCAGGAGGAGTACGGCGACGACGACCACACGTTCCACGCCGCCCTGAACCCACCAGTCAGCGGTCGATCAGCGGCACGTGCAGATGTGCCGCACCCGCGTACGAACACACCGCAGCGGGCCCACCACCCGAAACGTGTCCCGCTCGACGCTCTGTTCAACGCCCTACTCGGGCAGACAACGAACCAGCCAGGGTAGAACGTACGTTCTACGTCCTACTTCCGAACTTCAACAACCATGGTCGACTCACCATCGCCGAGAAGATCGACGTCATGCACCGAGAAGGACTTCGCGCCGAGCTCTCGCAGCACAGGGGCCGCCTCAGCGAGCTCCTCCTGCGCGCGCCGGCCCTTCTGCGCGAGCAATACCCCGCCGCGTTCCACCAGAGGCAACGTAAGCCGAGCGAGCTTCCCGAGAGCAGCCACTGCACGTGCCGTCACTGCAGACACCTGGAGACGACCGTGCAGCTCCTCAGCGCGAACCTGATGAAGCGTCACGTTGTCGAGATCGAGCTCCTCCACGACCTCCGCCAGCCATGCGATCCGGCGTTCCATCGGCTCGATCAGGTGCACGTCGAGATCCGGGCGCATCAGTGCCAGGACGACTCCCGGCAGGCCCGCACCCGATCCCACATCGGCCAGTGACCCACTGGCCGGAAGGAAGCGTGCCACCGCCGCGGAGTTCACGACGTGCCGGGACCAGAGCCGTGGAACCTCACGTGGACCGATCAGCCCCCGCAGCTCACCCTCGTCTGCGAGCATCTCGGCGAACCGCGCCGCACCGGACCAGGCCAGACCGAGAACGGCGCGACTGGCAGCGTCATCGACGACCACGTCCGCTTCCTCGACAGGCTCGGCGCCGTCCGGTTCCGGACCGGACACGTGCCCGCTCAACCCGCAGCGGGAGCGCGAACCACAACGTGGCGCTTCGGCTCCACACCTTCGGAATCACTGATGAGCGAGGCCGCCGCGACGGCGTCGTGAACGACCTTCCGCTCGAAAGGGTTCATCGCGGGGAGCGAGACATCGGCACCTTCGGCACGTGCGCGGTCGATGGCCTCCTGTGCGATCGCAGTGAGCTCGTCCTTGCGGGCCTGCCGGTGGCCGGCCACATCGAGCATCAGTCGACTCCGCTCACCCGTCTTGGCCTGGACCGCCAACCTGGTCAGCTCCTGGAGCGCATCGAGAACCTCGCCCTCGTCGCCGATGAGCCGCTTCAGTGAGTTCGCGTCCGCCGAATCGGTGACGATCTCGACCGCGGCACGACCGTGGTCGACGTCGATGTCGATGTCGCCGTCCAGATCGGCGATGTCGAGGAGTTCCTCGAGGTAGTCGGCGGCGATCTCGCCTTCCTCCTCGAGTCGGTTGCTGGGGGCGACCTCGTCGGTGACGGGCTTCGCCTCGGCCACCGCGTCAGCAGGCGAGACCGCCGTCTCGACCTGGTTGGTGTCGTTCGTCATCATCGAACCTCTCGGGCTGTGGGGCGCGCTCGGCGCTACTTCTTGGGCTTGGTGGACTTCGACGACGGCGACGGAGCCGGCTCGGCCACGGGCTCCGGCTCGCTCTCCTGCT
Coding sequences within:
- the rsmG gene encoding 16S rRNA (guanine(527)-N(7))-methyltransferase RsmG, which translates into the protein MSGPEPDGAEPVEEADVVVDDAASRAVLGLAWSGAARFAEMLADEGELRGLIGPREVPRLWSRHVVNSAAVARFLPASGSLADVGSGAGLPGVVLALMRPDLDVHLIEPMERRIAWLAEVVEELDLDNVTLHQVRAEELHGRLQVSAVTARAVAALGKLARLTLPLVERGGVLLAQKGRRAQEELAEAAPVLRELGAKSFSVHDVDLLGDGESTMVVEVRK
- a CDS encoding protein jag; the protein is MTNDTNQVETAVSPADAVAEAKPVTDEVAPSNRLEEEGEIAADYLEELLDIADLDGDIDIDVDHGRAAVEIVTDSADANSLKRLIGDEGEVLDALQELTRLAVQAKTGERSRLMLDVAGHRQARKDELTAIAQEAIDRARAEGADVSLPAMNPFERKVVHDAVAAASLISDSEGVEPKRHVVVRAPAAG